Proteins from a genomic interval of Tenacibaculum sp. SZ-18:
- a CDS encoding nuclear transport factor 2 family protein, whose amino-acid sequence MKKTLALIFFPIISWAQTNTEIYLFDIKSENEKLKVVNGKNISNNDGYDSQPHFYNDNLVLFASAKNSQTDIGKYSIKDGKLSYINNTPQGGEYSPQRIPNSKNVSAVRLDNDGKQRFYEYNFKNGKNTELIKDLVVAYPMWYNKNTLISSVIVNDSLQLCISDVKKKTNTIIAKNVGRSFHKIPNSSLVSFMKKNEENWEVWSLNPQTKETKFITITGQAQDICWLPNGTILIPNENTIYKFHPTKDKGWSVFHQFQDENINKISRITVNDNASKLAITAEVSPRYLAEEQLEAYNNRDIEAFLKPFAKNVKVYTFPNTLNYQGIDEMRKRYTPFFESTPDLNCKVLRRIVNGNRIIDEEYLTMNGNNFKAVAIYEVANGKISSVYFFR is encoded by the coding sequence ATGAAAAAAACACTTGCTTTAATATTCTTCCCAATAATATCATGGGCACAAACAAATACAGAGATTTACTTATTTGATATCAAATCTGAAAATGAAAAACTAAAAGTCGTCAATGGAAAAAATATTTCTAATAATGATGGATACGATAGTCAGCCTCATTTTTACAATGACAATTTAGTTCTGTTTGCTTCAGCAAAAAATAGCCAAACAGATATTGGAAAATACAGTATTAAAGATGGTAAATTATCCTACATAAATAACACACCACAGGGTGGAGAATATTCACCGCAAAGAATTCCAAATTCTAAAAATGTTTCAGCTGTTAGACTTGATAATGATGGTAAACAAAGGTTTTATGAATATAATTTCAAAAACGGAAAAAACACAGAATTAATTAAAGATTTAGTAGTTGCATACCCGATGTGGTACAACAAAAACACATTAATTTCCTCTGTTATTGTAAATGATAGTTTACAATTATGCATTAGTGATGTAAAAAAGAAAACAAACACAATAATCGCTAAAAATGTAGGTCGATCTTTTCATAAAATTCCGAATTCATCTTTAGTTAGTTTTATGAAAAAAAATGAAGAAAACTGGGAAGTTTGGTCTTTAAATCCTCAAACTAAAGAAACCAAATTTATTACAATTACTGGACAAGCACAAGATATTTGCTGGTTGCCAAATGGTACTATTTTAATTCCAAATGAAAATACTATCTATAAATTCCATCCTACTAAGGACAAAGGCTGGAGTGTATTCCATCAATTTCAAGATGAAAATATAAATAAAATCTCAAGAATAACAGTAAACGATAATGCTAGTAAGTTAGCAATCACGGCGGAAGTATCACCAAGATATTTAGCTGAAGAACAATTAGAAGCTTATAATAATAGAGACATTGAAGCATTTTTAAAGCCATTCGCTAAAAATGTAAAGGTTTACACATTTCCTAATACATTAAACTATCAAGGTATTGATGAAATGAGAAAACGTTATACTCCTTTTTTCGAGAGCACACCTGATTTAAACTGTAAGGTTTTGAGGAGAATCGTAAATGGAAATAGAATTATTGACGAAGAGTATCTTACCATGAATGGCAACAACTTCAAAGCAGTAGCAATTTATGAAGTAGCCAACGGAAAAATAAGCAGTGTATACTTTTTTAGATAA